From Nocardioides sp. HDW12B, the proteins below share one genomic window:
- a CDS encoding GNAT family N-acetyltransferase: MSAPLIRPGTEADLHRLVDVEVEAGQVFRTVGMTQVADDVPQVSDLREAAESQRLWVTQVGSEVAGYISAEVLDGNAHVAQVSVAPAFAGRALGRAMIKFLEDWGKTAGRPATTLTTFRDVPWNGPYYLRLGYRAMRDEDIGPELARTMAHEASLPGIDASLRCAMIKRS; this comes from the coding sequence GTGTCTGCTCCCCTGATCCGCCCCGGCACGGAAGCGGACCTCCACCGACTCGTCGACGTGGAGGTCGAGGCCGGGCAGGTGTTCCGCACAGTCGGCATGACACAGGTCGCCGACGATGTGCCCCAGGTCTCTGACCTCCGTGAGGCGGCAGAGTCGCAGCGGCTGTGGGTGACGCAGGTCGGGTCAGAGGTCGCGGGGTACATCAGCGCTGAGGTGCTGGACGGGAACGCGCACGTCGCTCAAGTCTCGGTGGCGCCGGCATTTGCGGGTCGAGCCCTCGGACGGGCGATGATCAAATTCCTGGAGGATTGGGGCAAGACGGCTGGCCGCCCTGCCACCACCCTCACAACCTTCCGTGACGTGCCGTGGAACGGCCCGTACTACCTGCGTCTGGGATATCGCGCCATGCGGGACGAGGACATCGGTCCTGAGCTGGCGAGAACGATGGCGCACGAGGCCTCGCTGCCCGGCATCGATGCCTCGTTGCGCTGCGCGATGATCAAACGCAGCTGA
- a CDS encoding alpha-hydroxy-acid oxidizing protein — MTTNELAISGDLSQLEARSAESLPPEALGYIRAGAGDRDTTRANAAAFRRWGVRRRTGTIPADVDLSTTILGTRMPAPVLFAPVGVQTLAHPDGDLASARAADELGLTYIHSTQGAYKMEDVAAANGDGSRWYQLYWPTDDELAVSFLRRAAAAGYTHLVITLDTTLLGWRPLDLDIGYSPFLENKGIANYTSDPVFRRKYMPAPAEASPLATGIQFARVFQNPGLSWSQLPLIRDNWDGPILLKGIQSPRDARMAVRNGIDGIVVSNHGGRQVDGAIASLDALPAIVDAIDGRMPVLFDSGIRTGRDALKAIALGADAVLVGRPYLYGLALDGQRGTRRVMRSLVDELEEEVRRARHRTHRTLSRSSLTRAR; from the coding sequence GTGACGACGAACGAGCTGGCCATCTCCGGCGACCTCTCGCAGCTGGAGGCCCGATCGGCCGAGAGCCTGCCACCAGAGGCTCTCGGCTACATCCGCGCCGGAGCCGGCGACCGGGACACCACGCGCGCCAACGCGGCGGCGTTCCGACGCTGGGGGGTCAGGCGTCGCACGGGCACCATCCCGGCGGACGTCGACCTCTCCACCACCATCCTGGGAACGCGCATGCCCGCGCCGGTGCTCTTCGCACCGGTCGGGGTGCAGACCCTCGCGCACCCGGACGGCGACCTCGCCAGCGCCCGCGCGGCGGACGAGCTGGGGCTCACCTACATCCACTCGACGCAGGGCGCCTACAAGATGGAGGACGTCGCCGCGGCCAACGGCGACGGCTCCCGCTGGTACCAGCTCTACTGGCCCACCGACGACGAGCTCGCGGTGTCCTTCCTGCGTCGCGCCGCCGCGGCCGGCTACACCCACCTGGTCATCACGCTGGACACGACGCTGCTGGGCTGGCGCCCCCTCGACCTCGACATCGGGTACTCGCCCTTCCTCGAGAACAAGGGCATCGCGAACTACACCAGCGACCCGGTCTTCCGCCGCAAGTACATGCCCGCACCGGCCGAGGCCTCGCCGTTGGCGACAGGCATCCAGTTCGCCCGCGTCTTCCAGAACCCCGGCCTGAGCTGGAGCCAGCTGCCGCTGATCCGCGACAACTGGGACGGCCCGATCCTGCTCAAGGGGATCCAGAGCCCCCGCGACGCCCGGATGGCCGTCAGGAACGGGATCGACGGCATCGTCGTGTCGAACCACGGCGGGCGCCAGGTCGACGGGGCGATCGCGTCGCTCGACGCACTGCCGGCGATCGTGGACGCGATCGACGGCCGGATGCCCGTGCTCTTCGACTCCGGGATCCGCACGGGTCGTGACGCCCTCAAGGCGATCGCGCTCGGCGCCGACGCGGTGCTCGTCGGCCGGCCCTACCTCTACGGCCTCGCGCTGGACGGACAGCGAGGCACCCGGAGGGTGATGCGGAGCCTCGTCGACGAGCTCGAGGAGGAGGTCCGGAGGGCGCGTCACCGCACCCACCGCACGCTCTCCCGCTCCTCCCTGACCCGCGCGCGCTGA